A genome region from Nicotiana tabacum cultivar K326 chromosome 13, ASM71507v2, whole genome shotgun sequence includes the following:
- the LOC107759212 gene encoding putative pectinesterase/pectinesterase inhibitor 51: MASFFTLTVLSILLFFSISSVGARHHQRNSPESSTTPSIAAKIRGACKASRDPLTCESVLMDSSHLPSELTTPLIIQSAVKVVSQNNAEAIDMVNAIMDASAGNQNLTDLVRIGIEVLGYSDNRVGQTAQALTRGKIKDARAWMSAVMIYQYDCWSVAKRVNETLQVDKTISFLNSLIGYSSNALGMLVNYDIYGADTGSWAPPKTERDGFWEGSGLDGSGHDVKGGVPFGLKPDVTVCKEGGCDYKTVQEAVNAAPNNGLTRKFVIWIKSGLYDEIVRVPFEKKNVVFLGDGMGKTVITGSLSVGINGINTYETATVGVAGDGFMASGITFQNTAGPNAFQAVAFRSDSDLSIIENCEFIGNQDTLYTHTLRQYYKSCRIQGNVDFIFGNSAAFFQECDILIAPRQLLPEEGETNPVTAHGRIDPAQSTGFVFQNCLINGTDKYMALYYKKPEVHKNYLGRPWKEYSRTVFIECTLEALVSADGWLPWNGDFALSTLYYGEYRNTGAGANTAGRVPWSSQIPGEHVNSYSVQNFIQGDQWISTSS; encoded by the exons atggCTTCGTTTTTTACTCTAACAGTCCTCTCCATACTTCTCTTCTTTTCAATCTCCTCCGTCGGTGCTCGTCACCACCAGCGGAATTCGCCGGAGTCATCTACGACGCCGTCAATTGCGGCTAAAATCCGAGGAGCTTGCAAGGCTTCTCGGGACCCACTAACATGCGAGTCCGTTTTAATGGACTCCAGCCACTTGCCGTCTGAGCTGACGACGCCGTTAATCATTCAATCCGCCGTTAAAGTCGTTTCACAAAACAACGCCGAGGCGATAGACATGGTGAATGCAATCATGGACGCGTCCGCAGGGAATCAGAACCTTACGGACTTAGTGAGGATCGGTATTGAGGTTCTCGGGTACTCGGATAATCGGGTCGGGCAAACGGCTCAGGCATTGACACGTGGCAAGATAAAGGACGCACGTGCATGGATGAGCGCCGTGATGATTTACCAGTACGACTGCTGGTCCGTTGCAAAACGCGTTAACGAAACCTTACAGGTGGACAAAACCATCTCGTTTTTGAACTCCTTGATCGGGTACAGCAGCAACGCATTGGGTATGCTGGTGAACTACGACATTTACGGGGCCGATACCGGGTCATGGGCCCCGCCCAAAACAGAACGAGACGGGTTTTGGGAAGGTTCGGGTTTAGACGGGTCGGGTCATGATGTAAAGGGTGGGGTGCCTTTCGGGTTGAAACCGGATGTAACAGTGTGCAAGGAAGGAGGCTGTGACTATAAGACAGTGCAGGAGGCGGTGAATGCTGCACCAAATAATGGGCTGACCCGGAAGTTTGTGATATGGATCAAATCCGGGTTGTATGATGAGATAGTTCGGGTCCCGTTTGAGAAGAAGAATGTGGTATTTTtgggtgatggcatgggcaaaaCAGTCATTACAGGTTCCTTGAGTGTTGGTATTAATGGGATCAACACTTATGAGACTGCAACTGTCG GAGTTGCTGGTGATGGATTCATGGCCAGCGGTATCACCTTCCAAAATACAGCAGGTCCAAATGCCTTCCAAGCAGTGGCATTCCGATCCGACAGTGATCTTTCAATTATAGAGAACTGTGAATTCATCGGCAATCAGGACACCCTGTACACCCATACATTGCGCCAATACTACAAGTCCTGCCGTATCCAAGGCAATGTAGACTTCATTTTTGGGAACTCTGCTGCTTTCTTCCAAGAATGTGACATCCTAATCGCACCTCGGCAACTCCTTCCCGAAGAGGGAGAGACAAATCCTGTGACTGCTCATGGCAGGATAGACCCTGCACAGTCAACTGGCTTTGTCTTCCAAAATTGTCTGATCAATGGAACAGACAAATACATGGCATTGTACTACAAGAAGCCGGAGGTGCACAAGAATTATCTGGGCAGGCCGTGGAAGGAGTATTCGCGGACTGTCTTTATAGAATGTACTTTGGAGGCCCTTGTTTCAGCTGATGGGTGGTTGCCTTGGAACGGTGATTTCGCGTTGAGTACACTTTACTATGGAGAATATAGAAATACTGGTGCCGGAGCTAATACAGCAGGACGAGTGCCATGGAGTAGCCAAATCCCAGGTGAACATGTTAACTCTTACTCTGTACAAAATTTCATTCAAGGGGATCAGTGGATTTCTACGTCTTCTTGA